A region from the Tachysurus vachellii isolate PV-2020 chromosome 25, HZAU_Pvac_v1, whole genome shotgun sequence genome encodes:
- the dip2ca gene encoding disco-interacting protein 2 homolog C isoform X1: MADRDALPLPLEVRARLAELELELSEGDITQKGYEKKRAKLISAYLPQPPGLDVSMAHERRPPMVPSSASRYHRRRSSGTRDERYRSDVHTEAVQAALAKHKERKVAVPMPSKRRSLVVQTSMDAYTPPGLSLLSSLPPLTDTSSGSEEEGLHGEGTPTSSQGSASMEHWISRAIHHGSTTSSSSSSTQSGGSGAASCLADVLAQTHMGKPGPIAHLSLKRKTMLGVAENGNSLRRSCEFGSDLLWPPLLESDENHSAPPDVTTYTSELPAQVERPQVSTVPRSTQKYGNAELMETGDGVPVSSRVSAKIQQLVNTLKQPRRPPLREFFVDDFEELLEVQQPDPNQPRPEGAQMMTMRGEQLGVVTNWPPSLEAALQRWGTISPKAPCLTTMDTNGKPLYVLTYGKLWSRSIKVAYNILHKLGTKQEPMVRPGDRVALVFPNNDPAAFMVAFYGCLLAEVVPVPIEVPLTRKDAGSQQIGFLLGSCGVTVALTSDACHKGLPKGPTGEIPQFKGWPKLLWFVTESKHLSKPPRDWFPHIKDANNDTAYIEYKTCKDGSVLGVTVMRIALLTHCQALTQSCGYTEAETIVNVLDFKKDVGLWHGILTSVMNMMHVISIPYSLMKVNPLSWIQKVCQYKAKVACVKSRDMHWALVAHRDQRDINLSSLRMLVVADGSNPWSISSCDAFLNVFQSKGLKPEVICPCASSPEALTVAIRRPTDDSSQPPGRGVLSMQGLSHGVIRVDTEERLAVLTVQDVGTVMPGALMCVVKPEGVPQLCRTDEIGELCVCSIATGTSYYGLSGMTKNTFEVFPMSSSGALISEYPFTRTGLLGFVGPGGLVFITGKMDGLMVVSGRRHNADDIVATALAVEPMKFVYRGRIAVFSVTVLHDERIVVVAEQRPDSTEEDSFQWMSRVLQAIDSIHNVGVFCLALVPANTLPKTPLGGIHLSETKQLFLEGSLHPCNVLMCPHTCVTNLPKPRQKQPEIGPASVMVGNLVSGKRIAQASGRDLGQIEDNDQARKFLFLSEVLQWRAQTTPDHVLFTLLSSRGAVLSSLTCVQLHKRSEKIAAMLMERGHLQDGAHVALVYPPGIDLIAAFYGCLYAGCVPITVRPPHPQNIATTLPTVKMIVEVSRSACVMTTQAISKLLKSKEASAAVDIRAWPPVLDTDDLPKKKPPQLYKPSNPDTLAYLDFSVSTTGMLAGVKMSHSATSAFCRSIKLQCELYPSREVAICLDPYCGLGFVLWCLCSVYSGHQSILIPPSELEVNPALWLLAVSQFRVRDTFCSYSVMELCTKGLGLQTESLKSRGLDLSRVRTCVVVAEERPRIALTQSFSKLFKDLGLHPRAVSTSFGCRVNLAICLQGTSGPDPTTVYVDMRALRHDRVRLVERGSPHSLPLMESGKILPGVRIIIANPETKGPLGDSHLGEIWVHSSHNGSGYFTVYGDETLQSDHFNSRLSFGDTQTVWARTGYLGFLRRTELTDASGERHDALYVVGALDEAMELRGMRYHPIDIETSVIRAHKSIMECAVFPWTNLLVVVVELEGSEQEALDLVPLVTNAVLEEHYLIVGVVVVVDIGVIPINSRGEKQRMHLRDGFLADQLDPIYVAYNM; the protein is encoded by the exons GGCTTGACGTATCAATGGCACACGAGCGCAGACCCCCCATGGTTCCCTCTTCTGCTTCCCGTTACCACCGCAGACGCTCCTCAGGCACCCGGGATGAGCGTTACAGGTCAG ATGTTCACACTGAAGCTGTTCAGGCTGCTCTCGCTAAACACAAAGAGAGGAAGGTGGCCGTGCCGATGCCGTCTAAGCGCCGCTCATTGGTGGTACAGACTTCCATGGATGCCTACACACCTCCAG GCCTTTCCCTGCTCTCTTCTCTGCCCCCACTGACAGACACGTCGTCTGGCTCAGAGGAGGAGGGGCTTCACGGTGAGGGCACACCCACCTCCAGCCAGGGTAGCGCCAGCATGGAGCACTGGATCAGCCGTGCCATCCACCATGGCTCCAccacctcttcctcatcctcatccacaCAGAGTGGAGGGAGCGGTGCCGCCAGCTGTCTTGCAGATGTCCTCGCTCAGACACACATGGGTAAACCAG GGCCAATTGCTCACCTCTCTCTGAAGAGGAAAACAATGCTCGGTGTAGCTGAGAACGGAAACTCGCTGCGTCGCTCCTGTGAATTCGGCTCTGATCTCCTTTGGCCGCCACTTCTTGAGTCGGATG AGAACCACTCAGCACCTCCAGATGTCACCACCTACACCTCAGAGCTCCCAGCACAGGTGGAGAGACCTCAGGTGTCCACTGTCCCCCGCAGCACCCAGAAATATGGCAATGCTGAGCTTATGGAGACTGGAGACG GGGTCCCGGTCAGCAGTCGAGTCTCTGCCAAGATCCAGCAGCTGGTAAACACTCTGAAGCAGCCGAGACGGCCTCCATTACGTGAATTCTTTGTTGATGATTTTGAGGAGCTTCTTGAGG TCCAGCAGCCCGACCCAAACCAGCCACGACCTGAGGGAGCACAGATGATGACCATGAGAGGAGAGCAGCTTGGAGTGGTGACCAACTGGCCTCCTTCACTAGAGGCGGCATTGCAGCGATGGGGAACCATCTCACCTAAAGCCCCCTGTCTCACCACTATGGACACTAACGGCAAGCCGCTCTATGTCCTCACGTATG GAAAATTGTGGTCACGCAGCATCAAAGTTGCTTACAACATTCTGCATAAACTGGGGACCAAACAGGAGCCCATGGTGCGGCCGGGAGATCGG gtGGCGCTGGTGTTCCCGAATAATGACCCTGCTGCGTTCATGGTGGCGTTTTATGGCTGTTTGCTGGCTGAGGTCGTCCCGGTGCCGATAGAGGTGCCTCTGACCCGTAAG gaTGCAGGCAGTCAGCAAATTGGCTTTCTCCTGGGCAGCTGTGGTGTTACTGTAGCTCTGACCAGTGACGCCTGTCATAAGGGACTCCCTAAAGGCCCCACGGGGGAAATCCCACAGTtcaaag GTTGGCCGAAGCTGCTGTGGTTTGTCACCGAATCTAAACATCTCTCTAAGCCTCCACGTGATTGGTTCCCTCATATTAAAGATGCAAATAATGACACAGCCTACATCGAG tataAGACCTGTAAGGATGGCAGTGTATTGGGGGTTACAGTGATGAGGATCGCTCTGCTCACACACTGCCAGGCTCTCACACAGTCCTGCGGTTACACAGAGG cggAGACCATTGTGAATGTGTTAGACTTCAAGAAGGATGTGGGGCTGTGGCACGGAATCCTGACG AGTGTCATGAACATGATGCATGTGATCAGTATCCCGTACTCACTGATGAAGGTCAATCCATTGTCCTGGATCCAGAAAGTGTGTCAgtataaag ctaAAGTGGCATGTGTGAAGAGCAGGGACATGCACTGGGCTCTAGTGGCtcacagagatcagagagacatCAACCTGAGTTCACTGCGAATGCTGGTGGTGGCTGATGGATCAAACCCCT ggTCCATCTCATCATGTGATGCATTTCTAAACGTATTCCAGAGTAAGGGTCTGAAGCCGGAGGTCATCTGTCCATGTGCTAGCTCACCTGAGGCTCTTACTGTTGCAATAAGAAG acccACAGATGACAGCAGTCAGCCACCTGGTCGAGGTGTTTTGTCAATGCAGGGTCTTAGCCATGGAGTCATAAGGGTAGACACAGAAGAACGTCTTGCAGTTCTCACAGTACAAGACGTGGGCACGGTCATGCCTGGAG catTGATGTGTGTAGTGAAACCAGAAGGAGTTCCACAATTGTGCCGAACAGATGAGATCGgagagctgtgtgtttgttctattgCCACGGGAACTTCATATTACGGGCTGTCAGGGATGACCAAGAACACCTTTGag GTTTTCCCTATGAGCAGCTCAGGAGCTCTGATCAGCGAGTACCCGTTCACACGGACTGGCCTGCTGGGCTTTGTGGGTCCTGGAGGTCTGGTGTTCATCACCGGCAAGATGGACGGCCTGATGGTGGTTAGTGGGCGGAGACACAATGCTGATGACATTGTGGCTACTGCACTCGCTGTAGAACCCATGAAGTTTGTGTACAGAGGCAG gATAGCTGTGTTCTCTGTGACAGTTCTACATGATGAGCGTATCGTGGTGGTAGCAGAACAGAGACCCGACTCTACAGAGGAGGACAGTTTCCAGTGGATGAGTCGAGTTCTGCAG gccATAGACAGTATCCACAATGTAGGTGTGTTCTGTTTGGCGTTGGTTCCTGCAAACACGCTGCCTAAGACACCATTAGGAGGAATTCACCTGTCTGAGACCAAGCAGCTGTTTCTGGAAGGTTCTCTGCATCCCTGCAATGTTCTCATGTGTCCTCACACATGTGTAACCAACCTGCCCAAACCTCGACAGAAACAACCAg AGATTGGACCTGCATCTGTGATGGTGGGAAATCTGGTGTCAGGGAAGAGAATCGCGCAGGCGAGTGGGAGAGATCTGGGACAGATCGAAGACAATGATCAGGcaagaaag TTCCTGTTCTTGTCTGAAGTGTTGCAATGGCGAGCACAGACCACCCCGGACCACGTGCTTTTTACACTGCTCAGCTCACGg GGGGCAGTACTCAGCTCACTGACCTGTGTGCAGCTTCATAAGCGTTCGGAGAAGATTGCAGCAATGCTGATGGAACGAGGACACCTGCAGGACGGCGCTCATGTGGCTCTGGTTTATCCTCCAG GTATCGACCTGATCGCTGCATTTTACGGTTGTCTGTATGCTGGCTGTGTGCCCATCACTGTGCGCCCACCGCATCCTCAGAACATCGCCACCACGCTGCCCACTGTCAAAATGATTGTGGAG GTGAGCCGCTCTGCCTGTGTGATGACTACACAGGCGATAAGTAAACTGCTGAAGTCCAAGGAAGCATCTGCTGCAGTGGATATCAGGGCATGGCCTCCAGTCCTCGACACAG ATGATTTGCCAAAGAAAAAGCCTCCTCAGCTGTACAAGCCCTCAAACCCGGACACACTGGCCTACCTGGACTTCAGTGTGTCCACCACAGGGATGCTTGCAGGGGTAAAG atgTCTCACTCTGCCACTAGTGCCTTCTGCCGCTCAATCAAGCTCCAGTGTGAGCTTTACCCCTCTCGTGAAGTGGCCATCTGCCTCGACCCCTACTGCGGCCTAGGCTTTGTCCTCTGGTGCCTCTGCag tgtGTACTCAGGGCATCAGTCCATCCTGATCCCACCATCAGAGTTGGAAGTGAATCCCGCGCTCTGGCTGCTGGCCGTCAGTCAGTTCCGTGTCAGAGACACGTTCTGCTCGTACTCCGTCATGGAGCTGTGCACTAAAGGCCTGGGCCTGCAAACTGAGTCTCTGAAG tcgcGCGGGTTGGACCTGTCCCGTGTGAGGACTTGTGTGGTGGTGGCAGAGGAAAGACCTCGCATTGCTCTCACTCAGTCTTTCTCCAAGCTGTTTAAAGATCTTGGCCTTCATCCGCGAGCCGTCAGCACTTCCTTTGGCTGCAGAGTGAATCTCGCTATATGCCTGCAG ggcaCTTCTGGACCAGACCCAACAACTGTGTATGTGGACATGAGAGCACTCAGAcatgacag AGTGCGCTTGGTTGAGCGAGGTTCTCCTCACAGTCTGCCACTCATGGAATCTGGGAAG ATTTTACCTGGGGTACGCATCATAATTGCTAATCCTGAAACCAAGGGTCCTTTAGGAGATTCCCATCTTGGAGAG ATATGGGTACACAGCAGTCACAATGGGAGCGGTTACTTCACGGTGTATGGCGACGAGACGCTGCAGTCTGACCACTTCAACTCACGCCTGAGCTTCGGAGACACGCAGACCGTGTGGGCCAGAACTGGATACCTGGGGTTCCTGAGACGCACTGAGCTCACTGATGCTAGTGGAG AGAGACACGATGCTCTGTATGTGGTTGGCGCTCTGGATGAGGCAATGGAACTCAGAGGAATGAGGTATCACCCCATCGACATTGAGACCTCAGTCATCCGTGCACACAAAAGCATCATGGAATG tgctGTATTCCCATGGACTAACCTGTTGGTGGTGGTAGTAGAGTTGGAGGGCTCGGAGCAGGAAGCACTGGATTTGGTGCCGTTAGTGACAAACGCTGTGTTGGAGGAACATTACCTGATAGTGGGCGTGGTCGTGGTAGTGGACATTGGTGTCATTCCCATCAACTCCCGCGGCGAGAAACAGCGGATGCACCTGCGTGATGGCTTTCTGGCCGATCAGCTTGATCCCATTTATGTGGCTTACAACATGTAG
- the dip2ca gene encoding disco-interacting protein 2 homolog C isoform X6, with product MADRDALPLPLEVRARLAELELELSEGDITQKGYEKKRAKLISAYLPQPPGLDVSMAHERRPPMVPSSASRYHRRRSSGTRDERYRSDVHTEAVQAALAKHKERKVAVPMPSKRRSLVVQTSMDAYTPPDTSSGSEEEGLHGEGTPTSSQGSASMEHWISRAIHHGSTTSSSSSSTQSGGSGAASCLADVLAQTHMGKPGPIAHLSLKRKTMLGVAENGNSLRRSCEFGSDLLWPPLLESDENHSAPPDVTTYTSELPAQVERPQVSTVPRSTQKYGNAELMETGDGVPVSSRVSAKIQQLVNTLKQPRRPPLREFFVDDFEELLEVQQPDPNQPRPEGAQMMTMRGEQLGVVTNWPPSLEAALQRWGTISPKAPCLTTMDTNGKPLYVLTYGKLWSRSIKVAYNILHKLGTKQEPMVRPGDRVALVFPNNDPAAFMVAFYGCLLAEVVPVPIEVPLTRKDAGSQQIGFLLGSCGVTVALTSDACHKGLPKGPTGEIPQFKGWPKLLWFVTESKHLSKPPRDWFPHIKDANNDTAYIEYKTCKDGSVLGVTVMRIALLTHCQALTQSCGYTEAETIVNVLDFKKDVGLWHGILTSVMNMMHVISIPYSLMKVNPLSWIQKVCQYKAKVACVKSRDMHWALVAHRDQRDINLSSLRMLVVADGSNPWSISSCDAFLNVFQSKGLKPEVICPCASSPEALTVAIRRPTDDSSQPPGRGVLSMQGLSHGVIRVDTEERLAVLTVQDVGTVMPGALMCVVKPEGVPQLCRTDEIGELCVCSIATGTSYYGLSGMTKNTFEVFPMSSSGALISEYPFTRTGLLGFVGPGGLVFITGKMDGLMVVSGRRHNADDIVATALAVEPMKFVYRGRIAVFSVTVLHDERIVVVAEQRPDSTEEDSFQWMSRVLQAIDSIHNVGVFCLALVPANTLPKTPLGGIHLSETKQLFLEGSLHPCNVLMCPHTCVTNLPKPRQKQPEIGPASVMVGNLVSGKRIAQASGRDLGQIEDNDQFLFLSEVLQWRAQTTPDHVLFTLLSSRGAVLSSLTCVQLHKRSEKIAAMLMERGHLQDGAHVALVYPPGIDLIAAFYGCLYAGCVPITVRPPHPQNIATTLPTVKMIVEVSRSACVMTTQAISKLLKSKEASAAVDIRAWPPVLDTDDLPKKKPPQLYKPSNPDTLAYLDFSVSTTGMLAGVKMSHSATSAFCRSIKLQCELYPSREVAICLDPYCGLGFVLWCLCSVYSGHQSILIPPSELEVNPALWLLAVSQFRVRDTFCSYSVMELCTKGLGLQTESLKSRGLDLSRVRTCVVVAEERPRIALTQSFSKLFKDLGLHPRAVSTSFGCRVNLAICLQGTSGPDPTTVYVDMRALRHDRVRLVERGSPHSLPLMESGKILPGVRIIIANPETKGPLGDSHLGEIWVHSSHNGSGYFTVYGDETLQSDHFNSRLSFGDTQTVWARTGYLGFLRRTELTDASGERHDALYVVGALDEAMELRGMRYHPIDIETSVIRAHKSIMECAVFPWTNLLVVVVELEGSEQEALDLVPLVTNAVLEEHYLIVGVVVVVDIGVIPINSRGEKQRMHLRDGFLADQLDPIYVAYNM from the exons GGCTTGACGTATCAATGGCACACGAGCGCAGACCCCCCATGGTTCCCTCTTCTGCTTCCCGTTACCACCGCAGACGCTCCTCAGGCACCCGGGATGAGCGTTACAGGTCAG ATGTTCACACTGAAGCTGTTCAGGCTGCTCTCGCTAAACACAAAGAGAGGAAGGTGGCCGTGCCGATGCCGTCTAAGCGCCGCTCATTGGTGGTACAGACTTCCATGGATGCCTACACACCTCCAG ACACGTCGTCTGGCTCAGAGGAGGAGGGGCTTCACGGTGAGGGCACACCCACCTCCAGCCAGGGTAGCGCCAGCATGGAGCACTGGATCAGCCGTGCCATCCACCATGGCTCCAccacctcttcctcatcctcatccacaCAGAGTGGAGGGAGCGGTGCCGCCAGCTGTCTTGCAGATGTCCTCGCTCAGACACACATGGGTAAACCAG GGCCAATTGCTCACCTCTCTCTGAAGAGGAAAACAATGCTCGGTGTAGCTGAGAACGGAAACTCGCTGCGTCGCTCCTGTGAATTCGGCTCTGATCTCCTTTGGCCGCCACTTCTTGAGTCGGATG AGAACCACTCAGCACCTCCAGATGTCACCACCTACACCTCAGAGCTCCCAGCACAGGTGGAGAGACCTCAGGTGTCCACTGTCCCCCGCAGCACCCAGAAATATGGCAATGCTGAGCTTATGGAGACTGGAGACG GGGTCCCGGTCAGCAGTCGAGTCTCTGCCAAGATCCAGCAGCTGGTAAACACTCTGAAGCAGCCGAGACGGCCTCCATTACGTGAATTCTTTGTTGATGATTTTGAGGAGCTTCTTGAGG TCCAGCAGCCCGACCCAAACCAGCCACGACCTGAGGGAGCACAGATGATGACCATGAGAGGAGAGCAGCTTGGAGTGGTGACCAACTGGCCTCCTTCACTAGAGGCGGCATTGCAGCGATGGGGAACCATCTCACCTAAAGCCCCCTGTCTCACCACTATGGACACTAACGGCAAGCCGCTCTATGTCCTCACGTATG GAAAATTGTGGTCACGCAGCATCAAAGTTGCTTACAACATTCTGCATAAACTGGGGACCAAACAGGAGCCCATGGTGCGGCCGGGAGATCGG gtGGCGCTGGTGTTCCCGAATAATGACCCTGCTGCGTTCATGGTGGCGTTTTATGGCTGTTTGCTGGCTGAGGTCGTCCCGGTGCCGATAGAGGTGCCTCTGACCCGTAAG gaTGCAGGCAGTCAGCAAATTGGCTTTCTCCTGGGCAGCTGTGGTGTTACTGTAGCTCTGACCAGTGACGCCTGTCATAAGGGACTCCCTAAAGGCCCCACGGGGGAAATCCCACAGTtcaaag GTTGGCCGAAGCTGCTGTGGTTTGTCACCGAATCTAAACATCTCTCTAAGCCTCCACGTGATTGGTTCCCTCATATTAAAGATGCAAATAATGACACAGCCTACATCGAG tataAGACCTGTAAGGATGGCAGTGTATTGGGGGTTACAGTGATGAGGATCGCTCTGCTCACACACTGCCAGGCTCTCACACAGTCCTGCGGTTACACAGAGG cggAGACCATTGTGAATGTGTTAGACTTCAAGAAGGATGTGGGGCTGTGGCACGGAATCCTGACG AGTGTCATGAACATGATGCATGTGATCAGTATCCCGTACTCACTGATGAAGGTCAATCCATTGTCCTGGATCCAGAAAGTGTGTCAgtataaag ctaAAGTGGCATGTGTGAAGAGCAGGGACATGCACTGGGCTCTAGTGGCtcacagagatcagagagacatCAACCTGAGTTCACTGCGAATGCTGGTGGTGGCTGATGGATCAAACCCCT ggTCCATCTCATCATGTGATGCATTTCTAAACGTATTCCAGAGTAAGGGTCTGAAGCCGGAGGTCATCTGTCCATGTGCTAGCTCACCTGAGGCTCTTACTGTTGCAATAAGAAG acccACAGATGACAGCAGTCAGCCACCTGGTCGAGGTGTTTTGTCAATGCAGGGTCTTAGCCATGGAGTCATAAGGGTAGACACAGAAGAACGTCTTGCAGTTCTCACAGTACAAGACGTGGGCACGGTCATGCCTGGAG catTGATGTGTGTAGTGAAACCAGAAGGAGTTCCACAATTGTGCCGAACAGATGAGATCGgagagctgtgtgtttgttctattgCCACGGGAACTTCATATTACGGGCTGTCAGGGATGACCAAGAACACCTTTGag GTTTTCCCTATGAGCAGCTCAGGAGCTCTGATCAGCGAGTACCCGTTCACACGGACTGGCCTGCTGGGCTTTGTGGGTCCTGGAGGTCTGGTGTTCATCACCGGCAAGATGGACGGCCTGATGGTGGTTAGTGGGCGGAGACACAATGCTGATGACATTGTGGCTACTGCACTCGCTGTAGAACCCATGAAGTTTGTGTACAGAGGCAG gATAGCTGTGTTCTCTGTGACAGTTCTACATGATGAGCGTATCGTGGTGGTAGCAGAACAGAGACCCGACTCTACAGAGGAGGACAGTTTCCAGTGGATGAGTCGAGTTCTGCAG gccATAGACAGTATCCACAATGTAGGTGTGTTCTGTTTGGCGTTGGTTCCTGCAAACACGCTGCCTAAGACACCATTAGGAGGAATTCACCTGTCTGAGACCAAGCAGCTGTTTCTGGAAGGTTCTCTGCATCCCTGCAATGTTCTCATGTGTCCTCACACATGTGTAACCAACCTGCCCAAACCTCGACAGAAACAACCAg AGATTGGACCTGCATCTGTGATGGTGGGAAATCTGGTGTCAGGGAAGAGAATCGCGCAGGCGAGTGGGAGAGATCTGGGACAGATCGAAGACAATGATCAG TTCCTGTTCTTGTCTGAAGTGTTGCAATGGCGAGCACAGACCACCCCGGACCACGTGCTTTTTACACTGCTCAGCTCACGg GGGGCAGTACTCAGCTCACTGACCTGTGTGCAGCTTCATAAGCGTTCGGAGAAGATTGCAGCAATGCTGATGGAACGAGGACACCTGCAGGACGGCGCTCATGTGGCTCTGGTTTATCCTCCAG GTATCGACCTGATCGCTGCATTTTACGGTTGTCTGTATGCTGGCTGTGTGCCCATCACTGTGCGCCCACCGCATCCTCAGAACATCGCCACCACGCTGCCCACTGTCAAAATGATTGTGGAG GTGAGCCGCTCTGCCTGTGTGATGACTACACAGGCGATAAGTAAACTGCTGAAGTCCAAGGAAGCATCTGCTGCAGTGGATATCAGGGCATGGCCTCCAGTCCTCGACACAG ATGATTTGCCAAAGAAAAAGCCTCCTCAGCTGTACAAGCCCTCAAACCCGGACACACTGGCCTACCTGGACTTCAGTGTGTCCACCACAGGGATGCTTGCAGGGGTAAAG atgTCTCACTCTGCCACTAGTGCCTTCTGCCGCTCAATCAAGCTCCAGTGTGAGCTTTACCCCTCTCGTGAAGTGGCCATCTGCCTCGACCCCTACTGCGGCCTAGGCTTTGTCCTCTGGTGCCTCTGCag tgtGTACTCAGGGCATCAGTCCATCCTGATCCCACCATCAGAGTTGGAAGTGAATCCCGCGCTCTGGCTGCTGGCCGTCAGTCAGTTCCGTGTCAGAGACACGTTCTGCTCGTACTCCGTCATGGAGCTGTGCACTAAAGGCCTGGGCCTGCAAACTGAGTCTCTGAAG tcgcGCGGGTTGGACCTGTCCCGTGTGAGGACTTGTGTGGTGGTGGCAGAGGAAAGACCTCGCATTGCTCTCACTCAGTCTTTCTCCAAGCTGTTTAAAGATCTTGGCCTTCATCCGCGAGCCGTCAGCACTTCCTTTGGCTGCAGAGTGAATCTCGCTATATGCCTGCAG ggcaCTTCTGGACCAGACCCAACAACTGTGTATGTGGACATGAGAGCACTCAGAcatgacag AGTGCGCTTGGTTGAGCGAGGTTCTCCTCACAGTCTGCCACTCATGGAATCTGGGAAG ATTTTACCTGGGGTACGCATCATAATTGCTAATCCTGAAACCAAGGGTCCTTTAGGAGATTCCCATCTTGGAGAG ATATGGGTACACAGCAGTCACAATGGGAGCGGTTACTTCACGGTGTATGGCGACGAGACGCTGCAGTCTGACCACTTCAACTCACGCCTGAGCTTCGGAGACACGCAGACCGTGTGGGCCAGAACTGGATACCTGGGGTTCCTGAGACGCACTGAGCTCACTGATGCTAGTGGAG AGAGACACGATGCTCTGTATGTGGTTGGCGCTCTGGATGAGGCAATGGAACTCAGAGGAATGAGGTATCACCCCATCGACATTGAGACCTCAGTCATCCGTGCACACAAAAGCATCATGGAATG tgctGTATTCCCATGGACTAACCTGTTGGTGGTGGTAGTAGAGTTGGAGGGCTCGGAGCAGGAAGCACTGGATTTGGTGCCGTTAGTGACAAACGCTGTGTTGGAGGAACATTACCTGATAGTGGGCGTGGTCGTGGTAGTGGACATTGGTGTCATTCCCATCAACTCCCGCGGCGAGAAACAGCGGATGCACCTGCGTGATGGCTTTCTGGCCGATCAGCTTGATCCCATTTATGTGGCTTACAACATGTAG